The Reyranella humidisoli DNA segment CGGTCGATCTCGGCGGATCCTGGGTGCATGGCGTCGATGGCAATCCGCTCACCCTGTGGTGCAGGAAACTCGGCATCGAGCTGGTCGAGTCGCAGGGCGAACGTCTGCTGATCGACAAGCGCGCGACCTCGCCGACGCGGGAAGGCCAGCGACGCCGCGCGGTCATGGGCCGGATGGCTTTCAAGGCCGCCATCGAATGGGCGGGCTGGAAGAGCAAGGCGATGACGCGCGTTCGCGGACCTCGCTCGATCTCCGTGCGGGAGGCCGTCGAGCCGTTGCTCACCGCATCGTGGCTGCCGGCAATCGACCGTCTGGTCGTGGCCACGTTCGTGGAGATGAGCGAGGGCGTGCAGAGCGCGCCCTGGGACGCGGTGGCCGCGGAGGAGTGGTTCCCGACCGAAGGCCTCGAGCGCAACGCGCAGCCCAGGGGCGGCTACAAGCAACTGATCGACGACGTCGCGCCCGGCCTCGACATCCGCTCCGGCACCGCGGTCCAGCGGGTGGTCTGGAGGGGCGATGGTGTGACGGCGATCCTGCAGGACGGCCAGCGCATCGAAGCCGATCGCGCGGTGATCGCCGTGCCGGTCGGGCTGCTGCGCGCCGGCATGCCGGTGCTGGATCCGGCGCCGCCGGAACTGCAGCGCATCGCCATCGGCCGCATCGGCTACGGCGCGGGCACTCTGGGCAAGATCTACCTCCGCTTTCCGCGGCGCTTCTGGCCCGAGCAGCCCAAATGGTTCGGGCGGCTGCCCGACTCCCCTCTGCAGCGCGGCGGCTTCAACACCTTCGTCAGCCACTTGCAGGAGACCGGCCTGCCGATTCTTCTCAGTTTCTGTAACGGCCACACGGCGATCCGTCTCGACCGCGAGGCCAGCGACGCAGAGGTGACGGCCGTCGCCATGAGGTCGCTGCGTGCGATGTTCGGCGACGACATTCCCGAGCCCGAGGCGATGGTCTTCCCGCGCTGGCTGAGCGATCCCTGGTCGCGCGGCGGCTATTCCTATCCCGGTGTCGGCAGCGATCCCGACGACTGCACCGCGCATGCGCGACCGCTCGGCAACCGTGTCTTCTTTGCGGGAGAGGCGACCGAGCCTGTCGAGTACGGGACCGTGCACGCGGCCCTCTGGTCGGCCGAGCAGACCGCCGAGGCGATCTTCCGTCTCGCCACCGGCATCGATGCATCGCGCGACGCGCGGCCCTGGGCCGGCGCCCGTACTGGCGCCGGCCGGCACAATGCGGGATAAAAGCCCATGACCCTCGCCAACGTCCTTTTCGTCCTCGTGCTGCTATCGGCGTTCGCCACGCTCGGTACGCTGTTCGCCGGCCTCATCAACATGAGCCGGAACCAGGACGCCAACATCGAAGGCAGTCGCCGCAGCAACAAGTTCATGTGGTGGCGCGTGCGCCTGCAGTTGCTCACGGTCGTGCTGATCCTCCTCTGGTACTTCGCGAGCAGGAGCTAGGCGATGGCCGTCACGCTGAATCGCATCTACACGCGCGGCGGCGACGCCGGGCAGACGTCGCTCGGCCGCGGTGAGCGCGTGCCCAAGCACGACATCCGCGTCGAAGCCTATGGCACGACCGACGAGGCCAACTCGGTGATCGGTCTCGCGCGCAACGCGATTGCGCGCGCTGGCAGCAGCGATCCGCGTCTCGCCGAAGCCGATGCGATGCTGGGCCGGATCCAGAACGACCTGTTCGATCTCGGCGCCGATCTGTGCACGCCCGAGGGCAAGACGAAGCGCGACGAGCCGGCGCTGCGCATGGTGGCGTCGCAGGTCGAGCGTCTCGAACGCGAGATCGACGCGATGAATGCCGAGTTGCAACCGCTGAAGTCGTTCATCCTGCCGGGCGGCAGCGAGGCCGCATCCTGGTTGCATCTGGCGCGCACCGTTTCGCGCCGCGCCGAGCGCTGCATGACCCATCTCGCGACGGAGCAGACGATCAATCCGGAGGCGATCAAGTACATCAATCGGCTGTCCGATCAC contains these protein-coding regions:
- a CDS encoding flavin monoamine oxidase family protein, whose product is MSRTGSWSMGRGNGERVVVVGAGMAGLVAARLLHDSGFVVTVLEARGRIGGRTWTDDRVGAPVDLGGSWVHGVDGNPLTLWCRKLGIELVESQGERLLIDKRATSPTREGQRRRAVMGRMAFKAAIEWAGWKSKAMTRVRGPRSISVREAVEPLLTASWLPAIDRLVVATFVEMSEGVQSAPWDAVAAEEWFPTEGLERNAQPRGGYKQLIDDVAPGLDIRSGTAVQRVVWRGDGVTAILQDGQRIEADRAVIAVPVGLLRAGMPVLDPAPPELQRIAIGRIGYGAGTLGKIYLRFPRRFWPEQPKWFGRLPDSPLQRGGFNTFVSHLQETGLPILLSFCNGHTAIRLDREASDAEVTAVAMRSLRAMFGDDIPEPEAMVFPRWLSDPWSRGGYSYPGVGSDPDDCTAHARPLGNRVFFAGEATEPVEYGTVHAALWSAEQTAEAIFRLATGIDASRDARPWAGARTGAGRHNAG
- a CDS encoding twin transmembrane helix small protein → MTLANVLFVLVLLSAFATLGTLFAGLINMSRNQDANIEGSRRSNKFMWWRVRLQLLTVVLILLWYFASRS
- a CDS encoding cob(I)yrinic acid a,c-diamide adenosyltransferase, yielding MAVTLNRIYTRGGDAGQTSLGRGERVPKHDIRVEAYGTTDEANSVIGLARNAIARAGSSDPRLAEADAMLGRIQNDLFDLGADLCTPEGKTKRDEPALRMVASQVERLEREIDAMNAELQPLKSFILPGGSEAASWLHLARTVSRRAERCMTHLATEQTINPEAIKYINRLSDHLFVLARRLNDNGAADVLWVPGGSR